Proteins encoded together in one Triticum dicoccoides isolate Atlit2015 ecotype Zavitan chromosome 7B, WEW_v2.0, whole genome shotgun sequence window:
- the LOC119335624 gene encoding G-type lectin S-receptor-like serine/threonine-protein kinase At2g19130, translated as MSIITATFIALALCFARAPGAEAISARRPLRGNDTLVSAQGKFELGLFSPAGSSDGRFYLGVWYKNIPGQTVVWVGNRASPLSGVASAELRVSAKDGNLELVGPTAAAASPVVVWSSNLSSSSPGSNNTAEIRDNGNLVLLDGSNSSNVLWQSFDHPTDTHMPGAWLGENKLTGEYQTLTSWRNAQDPTPGMFTDTLDPNGTSEFFSMWNQSRMYWRTGVWTGRVFARYPEGTRNLVLNQTYVDTPVYRGVTYVLYNNESIAHMVLDLTGQAKRYVWVPARQTWQLFWVGPTMQCDVYALCGAFGVCNQRSQLPCRCPSGFTPASEAEWTLSNWSGGCRRSSPLSCSSSGLTTDGFLALQDVKLPDDSLVVGAAQSKAECESACQNNCSCQAYAFSARGCTVWHRELKNLADSDISRSELYLRLSKRGLEDLQSVDRKKGGRKLWLVLGMTLAGVAALATSVILTWRIVSARMRRLVSIANVNGSSLAVYSYNDIRAATKNFSERLGGGGFGSVYRGVLKQQMGDNTAQVQVAVKKLESLCQGDKQFRTEVSTLGCIQHVNLVRLLGFCSSGNKRMLVYEYMARGSLDGYLFRVGACLSWRERYCIMVGVARGLTYLHDGCHECIIHCDIKPGNILLDDNMSPRIADFGMAKLVGRDFSCALTTMRGTVGYLAPEWISGHPVSSKTDVYSFGMVLFELISGQRNSEGYSEVEAAGSESSESWIFFPVWAAGKVLEGDVSALADPRLNGEVVLEELKRACTVACWCIQDQEGQRPTMAQVVQALEGTIHVQAPPVPRVLQQLVT; from the coding sequence ATGTCAATCATCACTGCCACTTTCATAGCCCTTGCTTTGTGCTTCGCCCGTGCTCCGGGTGCAGAGGCGATCTCGGCACGGCGTCCGCTGCGGGGCAACGACACGCTGGTCTCGGCGCAGGGCAAGTTCGAGCTTGGCCTGTTCAGCCCCGCTGGCAGCTCCGACGGTAGGTTCTACCTCGGTGTCTGGTACAAGAACATCCCCGGCCAGACCGTTGTCTGGGTCGGCAATCGCGCAAGCCCATTGTCCGGCGTCGCCTCCGCCGAGCTCCGGGTCTCTGCCAAAGACGGCAACCTCGAGCTCGTcggtcccaccgctgccgccgcctcgccggtcgTCGTGTGGTCATCGAACCTGTCGTCGTCGTCACCAGGCTCGAACAACACGGCGGAGATTCGCGACAACGGCAACCTGGTCCTCCTGGACGGCAGCAACTCCTCCAACGTGCTGTGGCAGAGCTTCGACCACCCGACAGACACACACATGCCGGGGGCGTGGCTGGGCGAGAACAAGCTTACCGGCGAATACCAAACACTGACATCATGGCGGAATGCCCAAGACCCCACGCCGGGGATGTTCACCGACACGTTGGATCCCAACGGCACCAGCGAGTTCTTCTCGATGTGGAACCAGTCCCGTATGTACTGGCGGACCGGCGTGTGGACGGGACGCGTCTTCGCGAGGTACCCCGAGGGGACGAGAAATCTCGTCCTCAACCAGACGTATGTCGACACGCCGGTGTACCGCGGCGTCACCTACGTGCTATACAACAACGAGTCCATCGCGCACATGGTGCTTGATCTTACCGGGCAGGCGAAGCGTTACGTCTGGGTGCCCGCGAGGCAGACCTGGCAATTATTCTGGGTTGGGCCCACCATGCAGTGCGACGTGTACGCTCTCTGTGGCGCGTTCGGCGTATGCAACCAGAGAAGCCAGCTGCCGTGCCGGTGCCCGTCCGGGTTCACTCCGGCGTCGGAGGCGGAGTGGACGCTCAGCAACTGGAGCGGTGGGTGTCGCCGGAGCTCACCGCTCTCGTGCTCGAGTAGCGGGTTGACGACGGACGGGTTCCTAGCACTGCAGGACGTGAAGCTCCCCGACGACTCGCTCGTCGTGGGCGCTGCCCAGAGCAAAGCAGAGTGTGAATCCGCTTGCCAAAATAACTGCTCTTGCCAGGCCTACGCATTCTCCGCCCGCGGGTGCACCGTCTGGCATAGAGAGCTCAAGAATCTCGCGGACTCCGACATCTCACGGTCAGAACTATATCTACGGCTTTCAAAAAGAGGATTGGAAGATCTCCAAAGCGTAGACAGGAAGAAAGGTGGGAGAAAGTTATGGCTTGTCCTTGGCATGACATTGGCCGGTGTTGCAGCACTGGCCACGTCGGTCATACTAACTTGGAGGATTGTTTCTGCCCGGATGAGGAGACTGGTGAGCATCGCAAACGTGAATGGATCCTCCTTGGCCGTGTACAGCTACAACGACATCCGTGCCGCCACAAAGAACTTCTCAGAGCGGCTGGGCGGTGGCGGCTTTGGCTCAGTGTACCGCGGCGTCCTGAAGCAGCAAATGGGAGACAATACGGCCCAAGTTCAGGTGGCAGTCAAGAAGCTGGAAAGCCTTTGCCAGGGAGACAAACAATTTCGGACGGAGGTAAGCACACTGGGCTGCATCCAGCACGTTAACCTCGTCAGGCTCCTCGGGTTCTGCTCGTCGGGCAACAAAAGGATGCTCGTCTATGAGTACATGGCCAGAGGCTCCCTCGACGGCTATCTTTTCCGTGTAGGTGCGTGCCTGAGCTGGCGAGAAAGGTACTGCATCATGGTCGGCGTGGCGAGAGGCCTGACCTACCTGCACGACGGCTGCCATGAGTGTATCATACACTGTGACATCAAGCCGGGGAACATCCTACTGGACGACAACATGTCCCCAAGGATCGCCGACTTTGGGATGGCGAAGCTGGTGGGAAGGGACTTCAGCTGCGCGCTGACGACGATGAGGGGCACCGTTGGGTACCTGGCGCCGGAGTGGATCTCGGGGCACCCCGTCAGCAGCAAGACCGACGTGTATAGCTTTGGAATGGTGCTATTCGAGCTCATCTCGGGACAACGAAACTCCGAGGGGTACAGTGAGGTGGAGGCTGCAGGGAGTGAGAGTAGTGAGTCGTGGATCTTCTTCCCTGTGTGGGCCGCGGGAAAGGTCTTGGAAGGGGACGTAAGTGCCTTGGCAGACCCGCGGCTGAATGGCGAGGTGGTGCTGGAGGAGCTGAAGCGGGCGTGCACGGTGGCGTGCTGGTGTATCCAGGACCAGGAGGGGCAGCGCCCGACCATGGCGCAGGTCGTGCAGGCGCTGGAGGGCACCATCCACGTCCAGGCACCGCCGGTACCGCGAGTGTTGCAACAGCTCGTCACATGA